A stretch of the Carassius auratus strain Wakin unplaced genomic scaffold, ASM336829v1 scaf_tig00050888, whole genome shotgun sequence genome encodes the following:
- the LOC113089746 gene encoding uncharacterized protein LOC113089746 encodes HLQLLTSHEYTNHTYYFNNIAYNFRKYNSRVHNYSLIIHIYDNKQSNNISSCNFRIQNPYLNNYAYIFRNHCTCNNIGNYSIFNYRNSHHQNQFPLVKPITSSPNTNTSTSPASTIPGHTSIKTIPAETLTSNTTPLNNTTKADATLQSTSSLQPETSNILKTFPTNVSGAATVTTRLTFSSLSSLPTETLVLGAVSNLLKSRESQLNESLKISNFTYQKISETSYAVILNIMLNNISMPEDPQLRNSSYVQVQYVVNNALNTLLNEPGKQVFEPKSSNFTSTPNQIDGMMDYSFQDGDTIQPVSFLKELLLTTTTVLPQTTISFSMTPSNSISGSAVVTSKLVFNSSSPVPSEALVLSAINTLRNSRESQLNESVKVVNASYEKISETSYAVVFTFKLVNISITEDPVLTNNTYPQVQDVVNKALNTLLNEPGQQVFKPNSFNFTSTPNQIDGRMDYSFQDGDTIQPVSFLKELLLTTTTTVLPQTTTGFSVTPPNLVSGSAVVTSKLVFNSSSPVPSEALVLSAINTLRNSRESQLNESVKVVNASYEKISETSYAVVFTFKLVNISMPEDPALRNNTYPQVQDVINKALNTLLNEPGQQVFKPNSFNFTSTPNQIDGRMDYSFQDGDTIQPVSFLKELLLTTTTTVLPQTTISFSMTPSNSISGSAVVTSKLVFNSSSPVPSEALVLSAINTLRNSRESQLNESVKVVNASYEKISETSYAVVFTFKLVNISITEDPVLTNNTYPQVQDVVNKALNTLLNEPGQQVFKPNSFNFTSTPNQIEGRMDYSFQDGDTIQPVSFLKELLLTTTTTVLPQTTTGFSVTPPNLVSGSAVVTSKLVFNSSSPVPSEALVLSAINTLRNSRESQLNESVKVVNASYEKISETSYAVVFTFKLVNISMPEDPALRNNTYPQVQDVINKALNTLLNEPGQQVFKPNSFNFTSTPNQIDGRMDYSFQDGDTIQPVSFLKELLLTTTTTLLPQTTISFSMTPSNSISGSAVVTSKLVFNSSSPVPSEALVLSAINTLRNSRESQLNESVKVVNASYEKISETSYAVVFTFKLVNISITEDPVLTNNTYPQVQDVVNKALNTLLNEPGQQVFKPNSFNFTSTPNQIEGRMDYSFQDGDTIQPVSFLKELLLTTTTTVLPQTTTGFSVTPSNLVSGSAVVTSKLVFNSSSPVPSEALVLSAINTLRNSRESQLNESVKVVNASYEKISETSYAVVFTFKLVNISMPEDPALRNNTYPQVQDVVNKALNTLLNEPGQQVFKPNSFNFTSTPNQIDGRMDYSFQDGDTIQPVSFLKELLLTTTTTVLPQTTTGFSVTPPNLVSGSAVVTSKLVFNSSSPVPSEALVLSAINTLRNSRESQLNESVKVVNVSYEKITATSYAVIFKLNLSNISMSKDPELRNGTYLHAQGVANNALNYLLNEPGRTTLNPKSANFISTSNQIEGSIVYSFQDGDAIQPVSFLNELRSLTVSTTTSTLTTTPQIVLGRALIFIRLVFVTLGPLPNPDKVLEVANTLLKTRITTKQDPTTQDLSDPVSFVNVTYTKINETAYALNFGFEISNITMNEKLELRNGTHLLIQDSVNTLLSKILLSNSSAPVIKFNAADFTGNSTVIQAKVEYVFSPSDITQPSVFVQELLQLNEATTQTTTSPPILSRRAIIRIRLEFITLGPRPSENSVLDVVKSVVATNLTSTLSAKTVSVSEPVTLANVNYLGINDTAYALIFAFEISKVSLTESKRNETYQEIQKKINNLVIQILKDPSINLLIPANFKDDSTMIEANVTYVFSQRESNTAAGFLVGTLFTVFTTPVPTTINTTISNNATNVAWIVAIIVPCAIIIGLVPCWILLCCLLCGCCAAIRRRWHRRRSYNVQYTTRNSLF; translated from the exons CATCTTCAACTACTAACATCCCACGAGTACACAAACCACACCTATTACTTCAACAACATTGCCTACAacttcagaaagtacaacagCAGGGTCCACAACTACAGCCTCATCATCCACATCTACGACAACAAACAATCCAACAATATCAGCAGCTGTAACTTCAGAATCCAAAACCCTTACCTCAACAACTATGCTTACATCTTCAGAAACCACTGCACCTGTAACAACATTGGTAACTACAGCATCTTCAACTACAGAAATTCCCACCACCAAAACC AATTTCCACTAGTTAAACCAATAACATCAAGTCCAAACACAAATACGTCAACATCACCAGCATCTACAATTCCAGGTCACACATCCATAAAAACAATACCAGCTGAAACTCTTACTAGCAATACTACACCTCTGAACAATACAACAAAAGCAGATGCAACACTTCAAAGTACTTCAAGTTTGCAACCAGAAACTTCAAACATACTCAAAACATTTCCAACAAATGTGTCCGGTGCAGCAACAGTCACAACCAGATTGACATTCTCATCCTTGTCATCCCTGCCCACTGAAACTTTGGTCCTAGGTGCTGTTAGTAATCTTCTTAAATCAAGAGAATCCCAGCTCAATGAATCACTGAAGATTTCCAATTTTACCTATCAGA AAATATCTGAAACTTCTTATGCTGTCATTTTGAATATTATGTTGAATAATATCAGCATGCCTGAGGATCCTCAGCTAAGAAACAGCAGTTATGTGCAAGTGCAGTATGTTGTCAATAATGCG cTGAACACACTATTGAATGAACCTGGCAAGCAGGTTTTTGAACCCAAGTCCTCAaacttcac GAGCACTCCAAACCAGATTGATGGCATGATGGACtacagcttccaggatggagataccatacaaccagtcagcttcctaAAAGAGCTACTTCTGACAACCACGACAGTGCTTCCACAAACAACAATCAGTTTTTCCATGACTCCTTCAAACTCCAT atctggttcagcagtggtcacaagcaagctggtgttcaactcctcatctccagtccCCAGTGAAGCTCTGGTCCTCAGCGCTATCAACACTCTCCGTaattccagagagtcacagctgaatgaatcagtgaaggtGGTGAATGCCAgctatgaga aaatctcagaaacctcctatgctgtggtctttacatTTAAACTGGTTAACATCAGCATTACAGAGGACCCTGTTCTCACAAACAATACCTACCCGCAAGTGCAGGATGTCGTCAATAAAGCG ctgaacactcttctgaatgaacctggccAGCAAGTTTTTAAACCAAACTCCTtcaacttcac GAGCACTCCAAACCAGATTGATGGCAGGATGGACtacagcttccaggatggagataccatacaaccagtcagcttcctaAAAGAGCTACTTCTGACAACCACAACAACAGTGCTTCCACAAACAACTACCGGTTTCTCTGTGACACCTCCAAACCTAGT atctggttcagcagtggtcacaagcaagctggtgttcaactcctcatctccagtccCCAGTGAAGCTCTGGTCCTCAGCGCTATCAACACTCTCCGTaattccagagagtcacagctgaatgaatcagtgaaggtGGTGAATGCCAgctatgaga aaatctcagaaacctcctatgctgtggtctttacatttaaactggttaacatcagcatgccagaggaccctgCTCTCAGAAACAATACCTACCCGCAAGTGCAGGATGTCATCAATAAAGCG ctgaacactcttctgaatgaacctggccAGCAAGTTTTCAAACCAAACTCCTtcaacttcac GAGCACTCCAAACCAGATTGATGGCAGGATGGACtacagcttccaggatggagataccatacaaccagtcagcttcctaAAAGAGCTACTTCTGACAACCACAACAACAGTGCTTCCACAAACAACAATCAGTTTTTCCATGACTCCTTCAAACTCCAT atctggttcagcagtggtcacaagcaagctggtgttcaactcctcatctccagtccCCAGTGAAGCTCTGGTCCTCAGCGCTATCAACACTCTCCGTaattccagagagtcacagctgaatgaatcagtgaaggtGGTGAATGCCAgctatgaga aaatctcagaaacctcctatgctgtggtctttacatTTAAACTGGTTAACATCAGCATTACAGAGGACCCTGTTCTCACAAACAATACCTACCCGCAAGTGCAGGATGTCGTCAATAAAGCG ctgaacactcttctgaatgaacctggccAGCAAGTTTTTAAACCAAACTCCTtcaacttcac GAGCACTCCAAACCAGATTGAAGGCAGGATGGACtacagcttccaggatggagataccatacaaccagtcagcttcctaAAAGAGCTACTTCTGACAACCACAACAACAGTGCTTCCACAAACAACTACCGGTTTCTCTGTGACACCTCCAAACCTAGT atctggttcagcagtggtcacaagcaagctggtgttcaactcctcatctccagtccCCAGTGAAGCTCTGGTCCTCAGCGCTATCAACACTCTCCGTaattccagagagtcacagctgaatgaatcagtgaaggtGGTGAATGCCAgctatgaga aaatctcagaaacctcctatgctgtggtctttacatttaaactggttaacatcagcatgccagaggaccctgCTCTCAGAAACAATACCTACCCGCAAGTGCAGGATGTCATCAATAAAGCG ctgaacactcttctgaatgaacctggccAGCAAGTTTTTAAACCAAACTCCTtcaacttcac GAGCACTCCAAACCAGATTGATGGCAGGATGGACtacagcttccaggatggagataccatacaaccagtcagcttcctaAAAGAGCTACTTCTGACAACCACTACAACATTGCTTCCACAAACAACAATCAGTTTTTCCATGACTCCTTCAAACTCCAT atctggttcagcagtggtcacaagcaagctggtgttcaactcctcatctccagtccCCAGTGAAGCTCTGGTCCTCAGCGCTATCAACACTCTCCGTaattccagagagtcacagctgaatgaatcagtgaaggtGGTGAATGCCAgctatgaga aaatctcagaaacctcctatgctgtggtctttacatTTAAACTGGTTAACATCAGCATTACAGAGGACCCTGTTCTCACAAACAATACCTACCCGCAAGTGCAGGATGTCGTCAATAAAGCG ctgaacactcttctgaatgaacctggccAGCAAGTTTTTAAACCAAACTCCTtcaacttcac GAGCACTCCAAACCAGATTGAAGGCAGGATGGACtacagcttccaggatggagataccatacaaccagtcagcttcctaAAAGAGCTACTTCTGACAACCACTACAACAGTGCTTCCACAAACAACTACCGGTTTCTCTGTGACCCCTTCAAACCTAGT atctggttcagcagtggtcacaagcaagctggtgttcaactcctcatctccagtccCCAGTGAAGCTCTGGTCCTCAGCGCTATCAACACTCTCCGTaattccagagagtcacagctgaatgaatcagtgaaggtGGTGAATGCCAgctatgaga aaatctcagaaacctcctatgctgtggtctttacatttaaactggttaacatcagcatgccagaggaccctgCTCTCAGAAACAATACCTACCCGCAAGTGCAGGATGTTGTCAATAAAGCG ctgaacactcttctgaatgaacctggccAGCAAGTTTTCAAACCAAACTCCTtcaacttcac GAGCACTCCAAACCAGATTGATGGCAGGATGGACtacagcttccaggatggagataccatacaaccagtcagcttcctaAAAGAGCTACTTCTGACAACCACTACAACAGTGCTTCCACAAACAACTACCGGTTTCTCTGTGACACCTCCAAACCTAGT atctggttcagcagtggtcacaagcaagctggtgttcaactcctcatctccagtgcccagtgaaGCTCTGGTCCTCAGCGCTATCAACACTCTCCGTaattccagagagtcacagctgaatgaatcagtgaaggtGGTGAATGTCAGCTATGAGA AAATCACAGCAACCTCATATGCTGTCATCTTTAAGCTTAATTTGAGTAATATCAGCATGTCAAAAGATCCTGAGCTAAGAAATGGCACATACCTACATGCTCAGGGTGTCGCCAATAATGCG CTGAACtatcttctgaatgaacctggcagAACAACTTTAAATCCCAAGTCGGCCAACTTCAT AAGCACATCGAACCAGATTGAAGGCAGCATTGTCtacagcttccaggatggagatgctatacaaccagtcagcttcctaAATGAGCTTCGTTCACTGACAG TCTCAACAACAACCAGTACTCTGACAACTACTCCACAGATAGT GCTTGGCAGAGCACTTATATTCATTCGCCTCGTGTTTGTCACACTGGGCCCCCTGCCAAATCCAGATAAGGTTCTTGAGGTGGCCAACACTCTGCTGAAAACACGTATCACAACTAAGCAAGACCCCACAACACAAGACCTGAGTGATCCTGTGAGCTTTGTCAATGTCACTTATACAA aaataaatgagacagcctatgctctcaactTTGGATTTGAAATCAGCAATATAACCATGAATGAGAAACTTGAACTCAGGAATGGTACCCACCTGTTAATACAAGACTCTGTAAACACATTG ctgagcAAGATCCTCCTCAGTAACTCCTCAGCTCCTGTCATTAAGTTCAATGCAGCTGATTTCAC GGGTAATTCCACTGTGATTCAGGCCAAAGTAGAGTATGTTTTCTCACCAAGTGACATCACGCAACCCAGCGTCTTTGTTCAGGAACTTCTTCAACTCAATGAAG CGACCACTCAGACAACAACTTCACCACCAATCTT GAGTAGGAGGGCAATCATTAGGATTCGTCTCGAGTTTATCACACTGGGCCCAAGACCAAGTGAGAATAGTGTTCTAGATGTGGTTAAATCAGTAGTGGCCACAAATCTCACATCTACATTAAGTGCCAAAACAGTGAGCGTGAGTGAACCTGTGACCTTGGCAAATGTCAACTATTTGG gaattaATGACACTGCCTACGCACTCATCTTTGCTTTTGAAATCAGCAAAGTATCACTGACAGAGTCAAAAAGGAATGAAACCTATCAAGAAATCCAAAAGAAGATAAATAACTTG GTGATCCAGATCCTAAAGGACCCCTCAATTAATCTACTCATTCCAGCCAATTTCAA GGATGATTCCACCATGATTGAGGCCAATGTTACGTATGTTTTCTCACAACGTGAAAGCAACACGGCTGCCGGTTTCTTGGTCGGTACCCTATTCACGGTTTTTACCACACCAGTTCCAACCACCATAAACACTACAATCTCAAACAACGCTACAAACGTAGCATGGATTGTGGCTATCATTGTCCCCTGCGCTATTATCATCGGCCTCGTACCTTGCTGGATTCTTCTTTGC tgtttgctgtgTGGTTGCTGTGCAGCAATCAGGAGACGCTGGCACAGAAGAAGGTCGTACAATGTACAGTACACAACCCGAAACAGCCTCTTCTAG
- the LOC113089747 gene encoding zinc finger protein with KRAB and SCAN domains 8-like, producing the protein MRCEQSERETETNENYDTRYRSAGVFVTVHRDNFIDQDTVQHCHQESSGMQPDLLEDENPEMNDIGETRMERHCDEDAGTNLQPVPSYPSLVSRRFDRTTNHTSYTESEFNGGPSLNQFLMYRGSADPTCSYAAPMDSNGLSMPDMEGHLAHGDKVNIISQSERPPFTPCFSFKQSDSSQMQRKDKFLCKHCGKAFSQPSTLLLHQKLHNRERLHHCTLCGKRFSQASSLKRHQSIHRGEKPFRCVHCGKQFADQSNLKKHVTVHTGEKPYGCNLCGKMFNQSSNLKTHMRIHTREKPFGCDRCGQMFAHKYILVKHQQRMCVSTGQF; encoded by the exons ATGAGGTGTGAACAATCAGAAAGAGAAACCGAGACTAATGAAAACT ATGACACTAGGTACAGGAGTGCAGGAGTTTTCGTAACAGTCCACAGAGATAACTTCATAGACCAGGACACGGTCCAGCACTGCCATCAAGAG TCCAGTGGAATGCAACCTGATCTCCTTGAGGACGAAAACCCAGAAATGAATGATATAG GTGAAACCAGAATGGAAAGACATTGTGATGAAGATGCAGGGACTAACCTGCAGCCTGTCCCTTCCTATCCTTCATTGGTTTCCAGGAGATTTGACAGGACCACGAATCATACCTCCTATACTGAATCTGAATTCAATGGAGGACCTtctttgaatcagtttttgaTGTATAGAGGGAGCGCAGATCCCACGTGTTCCTATGCAGCTCCAATGGACTCTAATGGCTTGTCTATGCCTGATATGGAAGGGCATTTAGCACATGGCGATAAAGTTAACATCATTTCTCAATCTGAACGGCCCCCTTTCACCCCGtgcttttctttcaaacagtccGATTCGTCTCAGATGCAAAGGAAAGACAAGTTTTTGTGTAAACATTGTGGAAAAGCATTCTCTCAACCCAGCACTCTCCTCTTGCATCAAAAACTTCATAACAGGGAGAGGCTTCACCACTGTACACTCTGTGGTAAGCGATTTAGTCAAGCGTCTAGTCTTAAAAGACACCAGAGCATCCACAGAGGTGAAAAACCATTCAGGTGCGTGCACTGTGGCAAGCAGTTCGCAGATCAAAGTAACCTCAAAAAACACGTGACTGTTCACACGGGTGAAAAGCCTTATGGCTGTAACCTTTGTGGGAAAATGTTCAACCAGTCTTCAAACCTCAAAAcacacatgaggatccacacacGTGAGAAGCCTTTTGGTTGTGATCGATGTGGACAGATGTTTGCACACAAGTACATTTTGGTGAAACACCAACAGAGAATGTGTGTTTCTACTGGACAATTCTAG